In Elaeis guineensis isolate ETL-2024a chromosome 1, EG11, whole genome shotgun sequence, a genomic segment contains:
- the LOC105039126 gene encoding chromatin remodeling protein EBS isoform X3 translates to MAKTKPGKKDLDSYTIKGTNKVVKVGDCVLMRPSDSDKPPYVARVEKIEADHRNNVRVRVRWYYRPEESIGGRRQFHGAKELFLSDHYDVQSAHTIEGKCTVHSFKNYTKLENVGAEDYFCRFEYKAATGGFTPDRVAVYCKCEMPYNPDDLMVQCEGCKDWVDELVELEERHSLVHSVPFSLKGEGSACCRAF, encoded by the exons ATGGCCAAGACCAAGCCCGGGAAGAAGGACCTCGATTCCTACACCATCAAAGGCACCAACAAGGTCGTCAAAG TGGGGGACTGCGTGCTGATGAGGCCGTCGGACTCGGACAAGCCGCCGTACGTGGCGCGGGTGGAGAAGATCGAGGCGGACCACCGGAACAACGTGAGGGTGCGGGTGAGGTGGTACTACCGGCCGGAGGAGTCGATCGGGGGGCGGCGCCAGTTCCACGGGGCCAAGGAGCTCTTCCTCTCCGACCATTACGACGTCCAGAGCGCCCACACCATCGAGGGGAAGTGCACCGTCCACTCCTTCAAGAACTACACCAAGCTCGAGAACGTCGGCGCCGAGGACTACTTCTGCCGCTTCGAGTACAAGGCCGCCACCGGCGGCTTCACCCCCGACCGCGTCGCAGT GTACTGCAAGTGCGAGATGCCTTACAACCCGGACGACCTCATGGTCCAATGCGAGGGATGCAAAGACTG GGTTGATGAACTGGTAGAGTTAGAAGAGAGGCATTCGCTTGTGCATTCTGTTCCTTTCTCCTTAAAAGGGGAGGGAAGTGCATGCTGCCGAGCATTTTGA
- the LOC105039126 gene encoding chromatin remodeling protein EBS isoform X1, whose translation MAKTKPGKKDLDSYTIKGTNKVVKVGDCVLMRPSDSDKPPYVARVEKIEADHRNNVRVRVRWYYRPEESIGGRRQFHGAKELFLSDHYDVQSAHTIEGKCTVHSFKNYTKLENVGAEDYFCRFEYKAATGGFTPDRVAVYCKCEMPYNPDDLMVQCEGCKDWFHPSCMGMSIEQAKKLDHFLCSDCNSEDDAKRSLNGYPASPISEPKVEKKHHCLVVAPA comes from the exons ATGGCCAAGACCAAGCCCGGGAAGAAGGACCTCGATTCCTACACCATCAAAGGCACCAACAAGGTCGTCAAAG TGGGGGACTGCGTGCTGATGAGGCCGTCGGACTCGGACAAGCCGCCGTACGTGGCGCGGGTGGAGAAGATCGAGGCGGACCACCGGAACAACGTGAGGGTGCGGGTGAGGTGGTACTACCGGCCGGAGGAGTCGATCGGGGGGCGGCGCCAGTTCCACGGGGCCAAGGAGCTCTTCCTCTCCGACCATTACGACGTCCAGAGCGCCCACACCATCGAGGGGAAGTGCACCGTCCACTCCTTCAAGAACTACACCAAGCTCGAGAACGTCGGCGCCGAGGACTACTTCTGCCGCTTCGAGTACAAGGCCGCCACCGGCGGCTTCACCCCCGACCGCGTCGCAGT GTACTGCAAGTGCGAGATGCCTTACAACCCGGACGACCTCATGGTCCAATGCGAGGGATGCAAAGACTG GTTTCATCCATCTTGTATGGGTATGAGTATTGAACAGGCAAAAAAATTAGATCACTTTCTCTGTTCAGATTGTAACTCTGAAGATGATGCAAAGAGATCTCTAAATGGTTATCCTGCCTCGCCAATCTCAGAGCCTAAG GTGGAAAAGAAACACCATTGCCTGGTGGTCGCACCTGCTTAA
- the LOC105039126 gene encoding chromatin remodeling protein EBS isoform X2 — MAKTKPGKKDLDSYTIKGTNKVVKVGDCVLMRPSDSDKPPYVARVEKIEADHRNNVRVRVRWYYRPEESIGGRRQFHGAKELFLSDHYDVQSAHTIEGKCTVHSFKNYTKLENVGAEDYFCRFEYKAATGGFTPDRVAVYCKCEMPYNPDDLMVQCEGCKDWFHPSCMGMSIEQAKKLDHFLCSDCNSEDDAKRSLNGYPASPISEPKVESKRRKR; from the exons ATGGCCAAGACCAAGCCCGGGAAGAAGGACCTCGATTCCTACACCATCAAAGGCACCAACAAGGTCGTCAAAG TGGGGGACTGCGTGCTGATGAGGCCGTCGGACTCGGACAAGCCGCCGTACGTGGCGCGGGTGGAGAAGATCGAGGCGGACCACCGGAACAACGTGAGGGTGCGGGTGAGGTGGTACTACCGGCCGGAGGAGTCGATCGGGGGGCGGCGCCAGTTCCACGGGGCCAAGGAGCTCTTCCTCTCCGACCATTACGACGTCCAGAGCGCCCACACCATCGAGGGGAAGTGCACCGTCCACTCCTTCAAGAACTACACCAAGCTCGAGAACGTCGGCGCCGAGGACTACTTCTGCCGCTTCGAGTACAAGGCCGCCACCGGCGGCTTCACCCCCGACCGCGTCGCAGT GTACTGCAAGTGCGAGATGCCTTACAACCCGGACGACCTCATGGTCCAATGCGAGGGATGCAAAGACTG GTTTCATCCATCTTGTATGGGTATGAGTATTGAACAGGCAAAAAAATTAGATCACTTTCTCTGTTCAGATTGTAACTCTGAAGATGATGCAAAGAGATCTCTAAATGGTTATCCTGCCTCGCCAATCTCAGAGCCTAAG GTTGAATCAAAAAGGCGGAAGAGGTGA